TTGTGTTTACTCCTTCGTGGTCGCCCGTTTTCCTTTAGCCGCGATTGCACTGCTTCAAATACTTCGCGCTTTATCAACGGCTCAAAATTGCCTTCGTAGGTTTCACCTTTGCGCACAATGATTCCAATATAGGCCGGATTCCTCATGATCTTATGCACAGTCGATAAGGCCAATGGCTTCCCTTTGCGCGTTGTAATTCCCCACAGGTTCATTTTCTCTTGTAGCTTCGTTAAGGAATAGCCACCCCGCGCAAATTCTGAAAATGCTTTTTTGATTAATCGAGCCTTTACAGGGTCAGGTTCTATGTTTCGCGTTTTCGGATTATGCACATAACCAAGCGGAGCAGTTCCGAAGTATTCCCCACGCCTTAGCTTCTGCCTAATCCCGCGCTGTATGTTTTGAGCCAAATTGTCCGAGAAGTATTTAGATTGGCCAAATGCCACCTGCAACATAAACAGCCCTTGCGGGGTTGGCTCAAACCAAAAGGACGGGAATTTCAACGCTACCAATTTCGATTGGTCGATCAGGTAAATGATTTGCCCACCGTCCGCACTATTCCGCGCCAACCTGTCAGGATGCCAAGCAATGATGCCAACAGGCTCTTTACTCGCATATATCTTTTCGGGCATTCGATTAAATTCCGGCCTGCCCGGCTGCTTCGCGCTCTTGCTCTCCACAAATTTTTCAGAGATAACAATCCCCTCTTTTCGTGTGTAATTCGCAAGTTCCACCAATTGAGTCTCAATTGACATCACTTGCTTTTCTTCCGATTCAGATGATTTTCTTGCGTAGAGAAAAAATTTGTTCGCCATAGTTTGTCCTCCTATTTATCATTTGGTTTATATAAAAGGCCACCGCACAAGGCCGAAAAACTTGCTTCTTCTTTGCGCCTTGAGGGCACAATTGGAAAAAATTAGGTAGTTCAGGGTGCAAAACGCTTTCGGGGCACGCGCTATCGCGCACTAACCCCTCAAACTGTTTCGCCCCCTTCACGTTCGCTCCGCTCACCGAACCGCCTAATGAAGGATAAAAAAGCCCTAATGGATTAAGCCCCTTCCAATGAAATAATCCCCAAATACAAGGGTTTCCGATAGGGCGGGTGGGAGTGGCAACAATGCCAGTAATTCAATAGTGTGGTCTCTGCTGTATAAAGTTCGAACATATTATCAACAATCAATTCACAGTTAGCAGTCGTCAGCTTCGGTCGGTAGGCGTCGGGGGCATCCACCGTTGCTTTCCTTCGGTTCCGGGCGCTTGGGGCATCCCAAGCGCTTCAATTTTTCGGGGTTCTTCCGGTTCCACCGGATCAGCCGCGCTTC
The sequence above is drawn from the Flavobacteriales bacterium genome and encodes:
- a CDS encoding recombinase family protein, with the translated sequence MANKFFLYARKSSESEEKQVMSIETQLVELANYTRKEGIVISEKFVESKSAKQPGRPEFNRMPEKIYASKEPVGIIAWHPDRLARNSADGGQIIYLIDQSKLVALKFPSFWFEPTPQGLFMLQVAFGQSKYFSDNLAQNIQRGIRQKLRRGEYFGTAPLGYVHNPKTRNIEPDPVKARLIKKAFSEFARGGYSLTKLQEKMNLWGITTRKGKPLALSTVHKIMRNPAYIGIIVRKGETYEGNFEPLIKREVFEAVQSRLKENGRPRRSKHKHGFPFGGLLKCGECGGAITAQYGRGNGGTYIYYRCSKKFGPCSQSYLRDDSMEEQAREYLRKIRLPDGWTEKMDAQIDLWVKDERKNREDAAIEIEKELQQTERKLDKLVNGFLDGMIEKDSYLRKKDELIKTKTELIQKQSDLKSGGVYWVEPLRDWLETAVCAEKLASSNDFYAVKSFLEKIGSNR